The following DNA comes from Poecilia reticulata strain Guanapo linkage group LG16, Guppy_female_1.0+MT, whole genome shotgun sequence.
TTTGGGGAGGCGACCCCTTACAGGACGCAAAAGACTGGAGGTGGGTGGAAGTTCCTTCAAGTTGGTCAAAAGCTCGAAACATACCAACAATGGTATAATGGTTTGAATCAACactcatgtgttagaatggccaagTCRAAGTTCAGATCTAAAACctaaatatgtgcaaaacttGTAGAGACATACCCAAAAAGACTTGTAACTGCAAATGTGGTTGTGCTTACTTAAGGGGTTTAAATAAGGGAAAAAATWAGACAAGTGTGCATCTATTTGCTTCTGCTTAACAACTGTGTGTTAATTTGTGGTTGACTATCatataaaaccccaataaaatgtACTGAAGTTGATGGTTGTAGTGTGACTGCATGTGAAACAGCTCAAGGGGTATGGATATTGTAGTAGCCAACTGCAAATATTGGCAAAAGAAATCCTACATGAAACTCCTTTGCTTCTGATCTTCAAAAGAACTAACccaaattttaaatgttgaaaggTTAAATTTGGCTAGAACAAGAATATTCATTTAGCTCAAAGCAAACCCAGTTTGATAAAGAGTCATGTGTTCAGTATGTGACCAAGAAAGCTAATGACTGAGTTGGCTTTTaccaaacaacagaaaaatcaagCTACTTGAGATTCAATAATCTTTCAATTCCCAGCACTTATTAACTAGTGCCAATGTGTTTTTGGCAGGAAGTGAAGCCTCGTCTTTTAAGTAAGCATCTAAATTAAGCCAGACGCAGCCTGGTGTCACTTAATTAACACGACAGTCGCTGTTTGAGTGACCCTGCTTATAATCCTAGTGACTACAAATACCAGCGTGTGTCYAACAGCGGAAGATCTTCTGAGATGAATCTCGTTTGATGCCTGATTATTGTAAAGTGCGTTGCTTTCAGAGACAGACAGGCAGTATGGGCCAAAACTGAGAAAAGCAGATGAAGAACTCARACTAAATCATAGCGTTTAGCAAAAATTAGGTAACAGAAGTCATAAAAGCGATGATTTAAGATTTAAACTTCTTGATAAACTCACACGAAAAAATACCTCTCTACTRTCCATTACATCACTGATGCTGGGAAATTTCAACTCTCCCTCTACAGCCTCCTCCTGCATCAGAATTTGTATTACTTGATTTAGGCCTCTTTGTTTATTTGATGTGATMACATCCTCTGATGATATGCATSTTAGACTGATGGATAGAGGCTGTTGATTTACAAAGAAGCCTGAATCAAGGCCTGCAGATTCACCGTAGGGCTTAATGAAAACAGTCGAAATAATGCCAAACTCAGACGGTTGAAGTCAAACTGAAGACTACTTTGATCAGGGCATTCCTttaaaggaggagaaaaagttcCGATGTGATGTTAYTGAATGAGAGGACATACTTACGCAGGGTAAGGCTGCGTGCGTGGGGCGATGGTTCGCGGTGTGCCTGTCTGAATGACATCAGGGGGCGTCATCATCACATAAAACTGACCTGCAGGAGTTATacaaggatgttttttttaaagtgagtaATCAGCTTCACACTTTAGAATTTCTTGAAACGggacattttctgttaaaaacaagaagaacaaACCCATGTCACAGACCTGTGGCACCAAATCTCRCGACATTAAAGGGTCGTATTTTCTAATCCAAATGAAGGCAGTGTGACAAAGTGCTTTCTAGTTACCAACAGCTTGTTACTTGATCTAGTGAAGCAAATTTAAGCTGATAAGAGAAACGCTGGATGTGAAGGTGGATGCTTTCAGATGACAACCTGCTATATTTGAATGTRATTGATTTKAAGCAAGAATGTCAGTAGTTGTTGAGTTGTGCCTGTATGTGGACAAAGTTTACTAATAAAGAGTTTTCCTCAGGATGGCTGAcgacacccacacacacaccggcATTAWGAGGGCTGTCTGTGGCACCGCTTTGGCACCCAGAGGACGAAAAACAGAGTTAtgtacaagaaataaaatcttaaaggCTGTAAGAAAATATGGCCATCCACTAAATCTGGATAACCAAAGTGAACTTGACATSACTTTACATTCTTAAAGGCACAAAACTAAAAGGGCCGTTTCGGTCTTTAAAGAATCTGGGCCACATTTGAAGATCTAAAATACTTAGATCAAAACGATACTTAAGATTCTTTAGAAACACAGACTGAGATTTATAAAGGCTTTACTCTTAATGGTTAACACAYRAAAAGGGAGAactttccatgtttgttttcttttctgccaTTTGGACCATGATGAAATTAGGCAAACATAAAACTTATTATTTATGGACTAATCTGGATTATTCTACgcagactttttaaaacccaGTTTTGGTTAACATGTTTTCTAACAAAGATTCAGTTTTCTCAAAAGTATTCCTCTTATGTTAAACCCCTGATAATACGCCAAGCttagtaaaacatttcaaaacaataagattgtttttctttccccaaactgtttttaaattcttcTCGTTCTCACTCCAACCAAAAGGCTGAACCTCTTGTGTAATAAACAGCAGAGGAAACTCGACTTGTATGGAACTGAGGTAGTTTGACTTCTGGCTCWGTCGAATGATGCAATACACAGtcttatgataaaaataaaataaaatcagtttatgGATGTGCTGCTGCATGACTTTGACACAATACATTATCAACTGCTTATGggtaaaatgaatcaaatatgtttaatgaCTCAGGGCAAGTTTCAATATGATGCAACCTGTTAGAAAGTCCattttttcagtatttctatAGTTAAAAATCCAAACCGAGTCACTATTAGTTAGCATTACCGTATTAAAATCAATATACATTTAGTTAACCCTACAGCATAGTGATGgcagaaatgtgcaaattaGAGGCTGAATTTACCAGAACTAGTTCATCTATGTACATCTTACCATTCTGCTGTAGtgagcaaaaaacattttaatttaaaatacctCTCAACTTAACCACAGCATATATTTCTCACTATCTATTTAAGGatgaaataaacaatttaaatttgttgCACAAACTAAAACTGGGCAGAATGCCTGGATTTATTAGGCACAAATCTTTTTGGATCCCAGTTTGggtgtttttacaataaaacaatccATAGTCCAATGCATTCTAGACAAATAAgaattttctgaataaaaccaACAGAGTTACAATCAccataaatggtaaaaaaaaaaataaaaaaaataaaacagcaaccAGTCAGTCATTCCTCAATAACAGCCCACAGGATCTAAACCTGCCCGATTTGCACGCGATAAATAGATTTATTGCACATAACGGAGCTGAATGTTTGGTCGCTCAGTTACTAATGTTCTGTACAGCTTCAAAGCAAAGAACAGGAACCCATATCAACAGATTTCCTCACAAGAGTCATCAGCAGAAgcacattaaaatcacacaacGAGTTAATACAGCAGGACAACAACATGTGACCGTGAGGATGAAGCCGGATGGTAGCATGTGACAAACAAGCGGTGACTAAATTGCAATCGAGGCTTGCACATCAGAGGACACCGCTTGTGGTTTGTATATTGCCTTTATTTCCCCATTTATGAAATTATCCGATTCTAAAATGATATGCCTCCTGGAGACACATGGGATCACATTAAAGCTGGAGGAGCCGTGGCAGAACGCCTGAGCCTGACCAAAACATGCTTTTCAAACACTCACTGAATAATAACAGATAAAGCATCTTTTCGACTCTCACCTTCACTGCAAATAAAGCCATAGCCACAGCATGCAACAAATGTGAGACTGGAATTTGCATCTACAGCATCCTGCTGTATTTTAAATTAGCCAGAGCTTTAGAGATAATGGCTTATTTAGATCTACTAAGAGACAGGATGTTATTCTGGCTTTAGGGTACTCATAACGAGCggcttttgtaaaaataatggCTTAATTAGCCATGTAACTCTGATGTGCTTCAGCCCAGTGGAGACCGAGAGTGAGAAGTGACTCACCCCCCGCCTGTGTGAGGGTTGGGTCTGCAGCGGCCTGCACTGACACGGTCCCGTCGCTCACAGCGGTTGCGGGGAAGTAAGCGAAGCGGGTCTCCCCTCCCACTGCCTCTCCTGCTGGGCTTCCTCCATTACTGAAAGGGTTTTGGATCACAGCCTGTGACAGAAAAGAGAGGAACAGAGGGAAAGGCATGAGCGAGTGGCAATGGAGCAGTCACAGCAGGTAAACGCACACCTCGTTCTCTGTCAGACTCAATACCGGTGTCCCTCCTGCGGGCCCCCAAGGAAGACACAGAGCGGTGTGACGGCAGGGATAAAGAGCAGAAAGGAAGCGGCACAGATCTCGTTAGTGGCGATAACAACAAGGTCAGAGGAGCCGCTGGTGAACTGCAACTGAGATCAAGTTAGGTATATTCTGGTTGGAAAAGCCCCAATGACTGCTAGAAATGTTGCTCTTACTGACATCTTATTCTGATTCTAACTTAAACTTCTGTCAAATAACAAGTGAATAATGGCCCATTAATCTCTTGAATATAAGAACAAATAGAAGAAACGATTGCAGTTGAAGCAAATAATCGGATTAATTGTCATGAATTAATTACTATAAttgtattattactattaaataattgtcaactaatttagtggttgattaattgttaaaatgCGTATACAGACTCAATAAGATGGCCATTTGCTAAAACAACACACCCAGAGCAGTAGTTAAGCCAAATCTGCACCCAAAACATATActtgtttacatttcagataaagaaaagaaaagaaatctgtaaatatgttccacCCAGActcaagtggcatagttttagcttcacctggttcaggttctgacgaaataaatctcattttaaGTCCTTTTGTCCACTTATTATAAATCAACTCTACActaccattttttttatccggttaatcgtcagaataataggttactaaaataatctttagttgcagccctgaaaaaaaaaaaagttcacaatgATTATTGGTTCTGAATTGTTACTTTGATTATACTTGTATTACTTAAAACTATATAGAGCTTTTCATTTGGAGAATTACTTGCTGATACcgatttctgattttctttaatGTCGACCTATTCCACGTGTTTGTTTaaacaaaggaataaaatacaaaaacaaaaatatctcgCAAGTTTGTTAATGGAGACAGTAGCTTATGATTCCAACAGAAGataaattaaacacattaattaATCCGTAAAATTAAAGATAACATTGCTTCCTATTTTGTCAAGTTGCCTCTGTTTGTAGTTTGCTCGAAACAATAATTATTTGGCGAAACAAGCCCTGTTGTAATGTGTGAAGCCCACCAGCTGTGGATAAGCAGGGGTCAGCGGGTTAATTGAGGAGGGAATGGAAACTCCCTCGTTCTGCTACTCTACATGCAGCTCAGTCAACAGGTAGCAGACAGTCCCTGTACTGTAATGCCCACAGGTGGAAACTGctgaacaaaaagcaaagcaggAACTGCTGTGAGCGACTTGGATAAAATCAGCTTTATTAAAGAAACTGCTTCAGGTGAGCTCGATAGTCTACAGTGATGATTTAGATTAAGGGAATTCAacgcattttttttctatcttcaaATATAATAAAGTCAGCagtaaatgtggaaaagatattaaaaaaagccCTATTTGAGAAAGTCATCTAAGGTGTGccattactaaaaaaaaaaaaaaaaaattacaagtttcacttttcattAACGTCTCACAGTGCAGAGCAAACCCAGAACCTGCTGGAAGGACTACATATCCCTTGTAGCCCCAGAAAACCTTGTGATTCCCAACATAAACAAGAGTGAGGCTAAGGAAAGGGgagtctttgttttcttcctggatCTGTTACCCTAGCAACCCTATGATGACTAGACTGCAGGATGGGTTCTcaatcacttgtttttaattttgtgataattttgaatatttgtcACTGTCTCTGAATACATGACACAAACAGGATGTGAACATTTCAGAAGAAAACTGTCCAGTCTGAATATCAATACTTCCACCTCACAGTTCCTCTGATTAAGAGCCAGTCTTGGAGGTTTATTTCGCCAACCTTTCGTCAaagatttcttttattatttgcCCGATTCCAACAGGTCAGAGATTCCAACAACACACCGATAGCGTATACATAGACGAAATGAAGGGGAAGGATAGTTTTGCATTAGTTTTAGTCTcttaataaaatgctaaaacataatttttttataatgaaaacAAAGGATACAGCATTTCTTGTAAAGCCCTATGTATTaccaattttatttgttcaggaaaaaaataatggttGTGTTACCTGAGCCACAGCCTGAGGAGCCCCAGCAAAAGCAGCTGTTGAAACGACGCTCACTGCTCCTCCTGCATCCTCTCTTCCATCAACGTGCTGGTCGGTCACCTGGACAACACGATACGTCACCTTTGGCACAGAGACACAAATTAGTGAAGTCGAGCAATTAGAGCAGACATctatcatattttaatttttttttttttttttttacattttaggtgTTCTGAACACAGATAAGAAACCTCACCTGGCTCGCTGCTTTGTTTatcatttctgtctctttaGGTTAGCCAAAGCCAGTATCTGAAATCGCTGCTCAAACCTCAGCAGTGCACGGATCTCATCATCCCACACAATATGCTTACGCCTCAGAATGTgcctgatttaattttaaaggaaGCCGTGAAGAAAATGAGCTCGTTTGTCTCAAGAATCGCTATTTGTATTCCTCCATCATGTGACTGTCCTGCTGACTGACATGTGACATTTCCCCCATGCCAATCCCAGACCAGACTGGAATCACATGACTGCTCACGCTAGACCTGTTTACGCCAAATAAGCCACATGGATGACTGACTTAATTCCCtccagtggagaaaaaaaaatacaaaaaatacatgcaTATCAcccaaaatatgaaaaagccCTCTTCGacgtttttcaaaaacatattcaccATTTCCAGATCCATCACTAACGAGTAAAGTGATGCAGATAAGtggataggaaaaaaaaagtggtaatCGTCACATTGGACTTCTGGGAgccagtgaaagaaaaacatttatcttccTTTCAGGCAAATTAGCCTACAACCCACCTGACTCAGAAATATGGGACATGAACAGCTGATCTGACCGGCTTGTCATGAAAGATTTTCATGATATTTCCAAGCGCCCAGAAATTTCTTGGCGCAGTGGATGCTGCAACCAAAATGACATCTCTAGGAgtgaaattacatttgaaaaacatttaaatagacAGTGCCTGGTTCCTTTTTTAAGCTTGTGTAGCGATTTTTTAGCTAAAACGGGtcttttgttccatttttacACTGAAGGATGATTTGGAGTTAGGAGTCACGAGAATCCTCAGAAACTTCTCATGGTTTGGTGTTACAAAGTTCCAACTTTAATGTAGCCATTAGTTAAAGCTCAATCGGTGAAGATTGATTTCATGGTAAACAGATGTGaagtaaatacatttgtattctGTCCATTCATGTTTTCTCAAGCTCTGTAGTCATGAGGAGGTGTAAGAAAGGTTTTATTCAACAATAGGAATTTGTCAAGAATCTAAACTTCTCAACCattgtgcttttaaaacatttctctctaCTGATGGGTTTGGTGTTCTTAAAATGCTCCTCCAGGTTTTATCGCAGATTCTCTAATAAATTTAAGCCTTGGCTTTAACTAGGTCATTGAAACACATTAATAAACCATTCCGTTTAAGAAGCTGCAGTATACTTTAGACTTGCCAATATGCTCGAAACTTTTGCTTCAAcaatttttcttctaaaaatacaatgtgtgtttttagctccatctaacttcccatcaactctgaccctGAAGATGAAAAACGTCCCCGATGCACAATGTTGCCACCAGGATGTTTCAAGGTGAGAAGACGTGTGTTTGAGTCGACgtgcagttttagttttgccACACATAGCGTTTTGCATGTAGGTCAGACAGTTTAATTTTGCTTCAACTGACCGAAGCACCTAAATCCACGTGTTTCCTGTTACCCTTTATATCttgtgacaaactgcaaacGCAACTTTTAATGGCTCTgtttcaacaatggctttcttcttgttGCTCTTCAGTAAAACTCTTCCACCGGATCTATGGAACTCTGACCTTTTTCTCAGAATAGCATTCTCTTTACCCAGCTAGCAAGATTACATGGAGAACCATGTCTTGGTAGGACTGCATCAGGAGTCTgtaactccagtcctcgaggaccagtgtcctgcaactcttagatgtgtctctgctcaaataatcaggtcattagcaggactctggaaaACCTGACTGCATACAAAGGAGGTAATTTGATTGAGGTGCCAGGATactggcccttgaggactggagttgcagATCGCTGGCCTACATGATGCAGTTTGTCCACTAATGCTCTTTTGAAAGTCTCTGAGACCgacattaaattacacaaaactgTTGTCAATTATAGACTGTGCAACTTTTAAAGACGGTTccaattaaatttattaataaCAGAGTAAAGCGAAAACGACAAACTCACTCCACGCTTGCAATAAACCATGCATCGCTTTCCTAAAACTTTACAATTTTTACAACTTCATATTTGTCCATCACACGAAATCCCAATGAAACACCTCAGGGTGGtaatgtgaacattttcttaGCAGGTAGGAATACGTTCACATTGCACTCTGTTTAGAACATAATGCTTCTGATCAAGTCCTTTCACCCACCTTCATCAATATGCTGCAAACTACCTAGTCACCAGAGACAGATTTGAAATTACTGGAGTCAAACTGTGCCCCTATCTGGAACAGACGCATTTTTCTGCTCTTAATACCAAGATGTGTTTGCCATCAAGAGCACTTTAAGACTTTCTGAAACTGCCACTGGAAGGCAGAAGTCACCTCAGTGTCACTGATTGATCCATAAGGTACCTACCTGCCCCCCCTCCGTGCGAAACTGATATTGGATGTTGTGGTCTCCAAATGCTGCAGCCTGCTGAACACTGGCTATTGTGACAGCCGTCTGCTCTTCCCCTGTTGTGTCTTgcagtgaaaaaagaaaaggcaaacaGCCAGTGGTTAATATAAGAAGAGCAAACAGAACTACCAAGAGGTTAATGGAGCTGTAGAAAAAGTTCTCCGTCTTTTACATAAAGCAAAGAGGTATACAGTGGAAACCAGATATTAAAGAAGACgcataaacattttgtttttcactctctcaaaaataatgtaaacttTGTTTTAGCCCAGCAGGGATGACCAAAATTACATCTACTTAATGAATACCAGAAAAAACGagacatatatttttaacaatatatttttttaatttaaaagtttacacATATTAAGATCAATAAGACTTTTATCAATTTAGTGAAGCCAAGATGATGACACTATAGCTTTGTACGtttctgattaattaattagaGAAGACATGCATCCTcactg
Coding sequences within:
- the usf2l gene encoding upstream stimulatory factor 2 isoform X2 gives rise to the protein MDMLEQSLNTASQEKQEEEAVQASEDTTGEEQTAVTIASVQQAAAFGDHNIQYQFRTEGGQVTYRVVQVTDQHVDGREDAGGAVSVVSTAAFAGAPQAVAQAVIQNPFSNGGSPAGEAVGGETRFAYFPATAVSDGTVSVQAAADPTLTQAGGQFYVMMTPPDVIQTGTPRTIAPRTQPYPAKMDGPRTPRDERRRAQHNEVERRRRDKINNWIVTLSKMIPDCTMDSTKTGASKGGILSKACDYIRDLRQSNQRLQESLKEVERIQVDNELCRQQIEELKNENALLRAQLQQHGIETVGETPPQ